A genomic region of Ensifer adhaerens contains the following coding sequences:
- a CDS encoding DUF4432 family protein yields the protein MLRTLDEPADRQENHVLFDRLSALDIAAFVVDGVDLSPGAAIPSDGDARIDRALAGFLFTCGPEHIRHPEPIEGGAEGARYPLHGSLAGTAVGRTEMARDGAECTATIEVALADGGQARVERRWRIDAGRNEVVLEDRVVNSGASAFPPMMMYHLNICGRLLGNEARIVSASLEGGERGWRFGDGESAHFCLPAATGADGWSEVALADLAGLGGRSLTVRFRTDTLPFVQMWRCQRGAADVISIEPVSHRIAKRPDLAAAGELIPLLPGEARSYAIAFAVA from the coding sequence ATGCTGAGGACGCTGGATGAGCCTGCTGACAGGCAGGAGAATCATGTGTTGTTCGATCGCCTCTCGGCGCTCGACATCGCCGCTTTCGTCGTCGATGGCGTCGATCTTTCGCCGGGTGCGGCGATCCCCTCCGATGGCGATGCCAGGATCGACCGGGCGCTGGCCGGTTTCCTCTTCACCTGCGGGCCCGAACATATCCGCCACCCGGAGCCGATCGAGGGCGGCGCGGAAGGCGCGCGCTACCCGCTGCACGGGTCGCTGGCCGGGACTGCCGTCGGCCGCACTGAGATGGCACGCGACGGAGCCGAATGTACGGCGACGATCGAGGTGGCGCTTGCCGATGGCGGGCAGGCGCGGGTCGAGCGGCGCTGGCGGATCGATGCCGGGCGGAACGAAGTCGTGCTCGAGGATCGCGTCGTCAATTCAGGCGCATCCGCCTTTCCGCCGATGATGATGTATCACCTCAACATTTGTGGCCGGTTGCTCGGGAACGAAGCCCGCATCGTCAGCGCTTCGCTCGAGGGTGGGGAACGTGGCTGGCGCTTCGGCGATGGCGAGAGCGCGCATTTCTGCCTGCCGGCGGCCACCGGTGCCGATGGCTGGTCGGAGGTCGCGCTTGCGGACCTTGCCGGTCTCGGCGGCCGAAGTCTCACCGTGCGGTTTCGGACCGATACGTTGCCGTTCGTGCAGATGTGGCGCTGCCAGCGCGGCGCGGCGGATGTGATCAGCATCGAGCCGGTGTCGCACCGCATTGCCAAGCGGCCGGATCTGGCGGCGGCCGGAGAATTGATACCGCTTCTGCCGGGCGAGGCGCGCAGCTACGCGATCGCCTTTGCCGTTGCCTGA
- a CDS encoding NAD(P)/FAD-dependent oxidoreductase — MATERTLPNLWHATAPAAPETKPLSRDLTTDVAIIGGGFTGLSAALHLAEKGIKATVIEARMIGFGGSGRNVGLVNAGMWVKPDDLISTLGPAAGNRLLTELGDGPSMVYALVEKHGIACEAVRNGTLHMAVGSEGVTEIKDREAQWQKRGAPVEALSAERARALSGAEGFSGALLDRRAGTIQPLAYARGLARAALAAGAEIYTDTPLTGAERQGDTWVLKAGKGVVRAKHVILATNAYGGLFAESPWQAHTQELTILPYFQFATNPLPDAVASRILPERQGTWDTGLVMTSFRMDQQNRLIFGSIGRLDAMAEGTHRAFAARSVRKLFPYIGDFRFEYWWDGRIGMTTNNLPAMHTLAPNVVSVSGYNGRGIAPGTVFGRALAHHVTGESSSIPLAETPVTPDTWRTVKSAFYHAGAQAKHFIDRRF, encoded by the coding sequence ATGGCGACGGAGCGTACCCTGCCCAACCTCTGGCATGCGACGGCACCGGCCGCGCCAGAAACCAAGCCTCTCAGCCGTGACCTGACGACCGATGTCGCCATCATCGGCGGCGGCTTCACCGGCCTCTCGGCGGCTCTTCACCTCGCCGAAAAAGGGATCAAGGCAACGGTCATCGAAGCCAGGATGATCGGCTTCGGCGGCTCCGGCCGCAATGTCGGCCTGGTCAATGCCGGCATGTGGGTGAAGCCCGACGATCTCATCTCCACGCTCGGCCCGGCCGCCGGCAACCGCCTGCTCACCGAACTCGGCGACGGACCGTCCATGGTCTATGCCCTGGTCGAGAAACACGGCATCGCCTGTGAGGCCGTCCGCAATGGCACGCTGCACATGGCCGTTGGCAGCGAGGGCGTGACGGAGATCAAGGACCGCGAGGCGCAGTGGCAGAAACGCGGCGCCCCAGTCGAGGCGCTTTCCGCCGAGCGGGCGCGCGCGCTCTCCGGCGCCGAAGGCTTCTCGGGCGCCCTGCTCGATCGTCGCGCTGGCACCATCCAGCCGCTCGCCTATGCCCGCGGCCTGGCACGCGCGGCTCTTGCCGCCGGCGCCGAGATCTACACCGACACGCCGCTCACCGGCGCAGAGCGCCAGGGCGACACCTGGGTGCTGAAGGCGGGCAAGGGCGTCGTGCGCGCCAAGCACGTGATCCTCGCCACCAACGCCTATGGCGGCCTCTTTGCCGAGAGCCCGTGGCAGGCGCATACGCAGGAACTGACGATCCTGCCCTATTTCCAGTTCGCCACCAATCCGCTGCCCGATGCGGTCGCAAGCCGCATCCTGCCGGAACGCCAGGGCACCTGGGACACCGGCCTCGTCATGACCTCGTTCCGCATGGACCAGCAGAACCGGCTGATCTTCGGTTCGATCGGCCGGCTCGACGCGATGGCCGAAGGCACGCATCGCGCTTTCGCCGCCCGCTCCGTGCGCAAGCTCTTCCCCTATATCGGCGACTTCCGCTTCGAATACTGGTGGGACGGCCGCATCGGCATGACCACCAACAACCTGCCGGCCATGCACACGCTGGCGCCGAACGTGGTCTCCGTCAGTGGCTACAACGGCCGCGGCATCGCGCCGGGCACAGTCTTCGGCCGGGCGCTCGCCCACCACGTCACCGGTGAATCCTCGTCGATCCCGCTTGCGGAAACGCCGGTCACGCCGGACACTTGGCGCACGGTGAAGTCGGCCTTCTACCACGCCGGCGCCCAGGCCAAGCATTTCATCGATCGGCGCTTCTGA
- a CDS encoding DMT family transporter — protein MADMSLPKIATDHNRISFGLTLMVIAVLLSPLIDIFAKLAIATVPSAEITAVRFVLQVVFILPIALVRGSLFDLTWRKTGLHALRGGLLVVSMLSFITTLKVMEVADAIAIFFVEPIILTILGSIFLKETIGWRRYTACGVGFFGALLVIQPSMQEVGPIALLPIVAAFGLAVFLLVTRMVAQNEDPWSMQFHAGVWGALFCLVLLYFGEGTGSGILDPVWPEGVTWYYLLGVGVTATISGVLGVYAYRAAPASVLAPLQYLEIVSATIFGWLVFGDLPDALKWLGIAIIIGSGLYIIWRERRIHKDTSIAPVSPAI, from the coding sequence ATGGCCGACATGTCCCTTCCCAAGATCGCCACGGACCACAACCGCATCTCCTTCGGACTGACTCTGATGGTGATTGCGGTGCTGCTTTCGCCGCTGATCGACATTTTTGCAAAGCTGGCGATCGCGACCGTGCCATCGGCCGAAATCACCGCCGTGCGCTTCGTGCTGCAGGTCGTCTTCATCCTGCCGATCGCGCTGGTGCGGGGCAGCCTCTTCGATCTCACCTGGCGCAAGACCGGTCTGCATGCGCTGCGCGGCGGCCTGCTCGTCGTGTCGATGCTCTCCTTCATCACCACGTTGAAGGTGATGGAGGTCGCCGATGCGATTGCGATCTTCTTCGTCGAGCCGATCATTTTGACGATCCTCGGCAGCATCTTCCTGAAGGAGACCATCGGCTGGCGGCGTTACACCGCCTGCGGCGTCGGCTTCTTCGGCGCGCTGCTCGTCATCCAGCCGAGCATGCAGGAAGTCGGGCCGATTGCGCTTCTGCCTATCGTCGCCGCCTTCGGCCTCGCCGTGTTCCTGCTTGTCACCCGCATGGTCGCGCAGAACGAAGACCCCTGGTCGATGCAGTTCCACGCCGGCGTCTGGGGCGCGCTCTTCTGTCTCGTGCTGCTTTATTTCGGCGAGGGCACCGGTTCCGGCATCCTCGATCCGGTCTGGCCGGAAGGCGTCACCTGGTATTACCTGCTTGGTGTCGGCGTCACCGCCACCATCTCCGGCGTGCTCGGCGTCTATGCGTATCGCGCCGCTCCGGCTTCGGTGCTGGCGCCACTGCAATATCTGGAAATCGTCTCGGCGACGATCTTCGGCTGGCTCGTCTTCGGCGATCTGCCCGACGCGCTGAAGTGGCTGGGCATCGCCATCATCATCGGCTCCGGCCTCTACATCATCTGGCGCGAGCGCCGCATTCACAAGGACACGAGCATCGCTCCGGTGTCGCCAGCCATCTGA
- a CDS encoding dihydrofolate reductase family protein, with amino-acid sequence MAKLVFGMNQSLDGYVDHMEFAPSPTLFRHFIKEAEQQTGSLYGRRIYEIMRYWDEEHPEWDADRRTFAAAWRKQPKWVVSRSQKSVGPNASLVGADLEGAIRALKAEHEGEIEVAGPVLAHSLTELGLIDEYRIYLHPVVLGRGNPYFAGPRPRLRLVSHDRIGEDVVRLTYVPA; translated from the coding sequence ATGGCCAAGCTCGTGTTCGGAATGAACCAGTCGCTGGACGGCTACGTCGACCATATGGAGTTTGCACCAAGTCCGACGCTCTTCCGCCACTTCATCAAGGAGGCCGAACAGCAGACGGGCAGCCTATACGGTCGCCGTATTTATGAGATCATGCGCTACTGGGACGAGGAGCATCCTGAGTGGGATGCGGACAGACGGACCTTCGCGGCGGCGTGGCGAAAGCAGCCAAAGTGGGTCGTTTCGCGCTCGCAAAAGTCTGTCGGCCCCAATGCCAGTCTCGTCGGAGCTGATCTCGAAGGCGCGATCAGGGCGTTGAAGGCCGAGCACGAAGGCGAGATCGAAGTCGCCGGCCCGGTCTTGGCGCACAGCCTCACCGAGCTCGGCTTGATCGACGAGTATCGGATCTACCTGCACCCGGTCGTACTGGGTCGCGGAAACCCCTATTTCGCCGGCCCCCGGCCACGACTGCGCCTCGTTTCTCATGATCGGATTGGCGAGGACGTGGTACGGCTGACCTACGTTCCTGCATAA
- a CDS encoding TIGR01244 family sulfur transferase — MDIRQINDEYSVSGQITVEDLDQIKALGFKSIVCHRPDFEAPDQPTFDSIAARAEELGIETMHIPVGPMGVTADAVKSMVDALDEFQRPMLGYCRSGARSTAVYQQTQHIRG; from the coding sequence ATGGACATCCGCCAGATCAACGACGAATACTCGGTCTCCGGCCAGATCACCGTCGAGGATCTCGACCAGATCAAGGCGCTCGGATTCAAGTCCATCGTCTGCCACCGCCCGGATTTCGAGGCGCCGGATCAGCCGACCTTCGATTCGATCGCCGCACGCGCCGAGGAACTCGGCATCGAAACCATGCACATTCCGGTCGGCCCGATGGGCGTGACCGCCGATGCCGTGAAAAGCATGGTCGACGCGCTCGACGAGTTCCAGCGCCCGATGCTCGGCTATTGCCGCTCCGGTGCCCGCTCGACGGCCGTCTACCAGCAGACCCAGCATATCCGCGGCTGA
- a CDS encoding cupin domain-containing protein, which yields MTISKERTDAGFSRGKALVSKGDAGYRAEQGSDYLPGVSAESVGSTVLWLGIATIPPGKRTKAHVHERHETAFYMLSGEELELWSGDELQHRDVMHRGDYLYIPANVLHVAVNRGAEPAVFIGARNEPTAQESVVLYPEMDSRVP from the coding sequence ATGACGATTTCAAAAGAACGGACCGATGCAGGCTTCTCGCGGGGCAAGGCCCTGGTCTCGAAAGGGGACGCAGGGTACCGAGCTGAACAGGGGTCCGATTACCTACCCGGCGTTAGTGCGGAGTCAGTTGGTTCAACCGTGCTGTGGCTCGGTATCGCTACGATCCCGCCTGGAAAACGCACCAAGGCGCATGTGCATGAGCGCCATGAGACCGCCTTCTACATGTTGAGCGGTGAAGAGTTGGAGCTGTGGAGTGGCGATGAACTCCAGCACCGGGATGTCATGCACCGCGGAGACTATCTTTACATTCCCGCGAACGTATTGCACGTGGCCGTCAATCGGGGAGCTGAACCGGCCGTATTCATTGGGGCGCGCAACGAGCCGACCGCCCAGGAAAGCGTTGTTCTTTATCCTGAAATGGATTCCCGAGTGCCGTGA
- a CDS encoding L,D-transpeptidase family protein: MYRATFSTMKTGSHVTSATRIGLSLLAAAGFLAVDLASAFAQDYRGRNRYGDDVMLVTPDGEILDYVPRADEVQTMRDSRGRTLLIDSWGNVVATVVPNRARRDNYGNSQGGYGGYRRQGDVDIYSNRRNRDTERGYGYSEPGEVTGSIPDYRDVVPPSTDGNELPNSLPGLIDGTEEASIDPNDTQPMRQSMPPAMTVKSKSRAEITALQVFLDREGFSPGVIDGKMGSNVTKSIEAWQQATGETLDPNNTDDILERLRMNGGMPITSYTITAADAAGPYVASIPEDYAHKAMLPHMSFTSTTEMLGEKFHMDEGYLRELNPGVDFTIPGTIIKVINPGANKTGKVARILADKARKQVLAYDDTGKLIAAYPATIGSSDTPSPSGTVNVERIALNPGYTYNPKINFQQGSNDKILTLQPGPNGPVGTVWIALSKPTYGIHGTPEPSKIGKTQSHGCVRLTNWDATELAKMVSPGVTVEFVD, from the coding sequence ATGTACCGCGCCACATTCTCTACAATGAAAACAGGTTCTCACGTGACGTCAGCGACCCGCATCGGCCTCTCGCTTCTCGCCGCAGCCGGCTTTCTCGCCGTGGATTTGGCGAGCGCTTTCGCGCAGGATTATCGCGGCAGAAATCGCTATGGCGACGACGTCATGCTGGTCACGCCCGATGGCGAAATCCTCGACTATGTACCGCGCGCCGACGAGGTGCAGACCATGCGCGACAGCCGCGGACGCACGCTGCTGATAGATAGCTGGGGCAATGTGGTGGCAACCGTGGTGCCCAATCGCGCCCGCCGGGATAACTACGGCAACTCCCAGGGTGGCTATGGCGGTTATCGCCGCCAGGGCGACGTCGACATCTATTCGAACCGGCGCAATCGCGACACGGAGCGCGGCTACGGCTATTCCGAGCCTGGCGAAGTCACCGGATCCATCCCCGACTACCGCGACGTCGTGCCGCCATCCACGGACGGCAACGAGTTGCCGAACAGCCTTCCGGGCCTGATCGACGGCACGGAAGAAGCCTCGATCGACCCGAACGACACCCAGCCGATGCGCCAGTCGATGCCGCCGGCCATGACGGTCAAGAGCAAGTCGCGCGCCGAGATCACCGCGCTGCAGGTCTTCCTCGATCGCGAAGGCTTCTCGCCCGGCGTGATCGACGGCAAGATGGGCTCGAACGTCACCAAGTCGATCGAGGCCTGGCAGCAGGCGACCGGCGAAACGCTCGATCCCAACAACACCGATGACATTCTGGAGCGGCTGCGCATGAACGGCGGCATGCCGATCACCAGCTACACGATCACGGCTGCGGACGCGGCCGGCCCCTATGTCGCATCGATCCCCGAGGATTACGCACACAAGGCCATGCTGCCGCACATGTCCTTCACCTCGACGACCGAAATGCTCGGCGAGAAGTTCCATATGGACGAAGGCTATCTGCGCGAGCTGAATCCGGGCGTCGATTTCACCATTCCCGGCACCATCATCAAGGTGATCAATCCGGGTGCGAACAAGACCGGCAAGGTCGCCCGCATCCTCGCCGACAAGGCGCGCAAGCAGGTGCTGGCCTATGACGACACCGGCAAGCTGATCGCCGCCTATCCGGCAACGATCGGCTCCTCCGACACCCCGTCTCCATCGGGCACCGTCAATGTCGAGCGCATCGCCCTCAATCCGGGTTACACCTATAATCCGAAGATCAATTTCCAGCAGGGCAGCAACGACAAGATTCTCACCCTGCAGCCGGGTCCGAACGGCCCGGTCGGCACGGTGTGGATCGCGCTCTCCAAGCCCACCTACGGCATTCATGGAACGCCGGAACCCTCGAAAATCGGCAAGACCCAGAGCCACGGCTGCGTGCGCTTGACCAATTGGGATGCGACCGAGCTCGCCAAGATGGTCAGCCCCGGCGTCACCGTAGAATTCGTCGATTGA
- a CDS encoding thiamine pyrophosphate-binding protein, which produces MKTGGQLVVDALVANGVKRIACVPGESYLAVLDALYDTDIDVVVCRQEGGAAMMADAWGRLTGEPGICMVTRGPGATNASAGLHVARQDSIPMILFIGQVQSEAREREAFQEIEYRRAFTEVAKWVGEIDDPARIPEFVTRAFAVATSGRPGPVVLTLPEDMLTRSAEAPAAKAYQPVEGHPGPAQIKRLGEMLGNAKRPIAILGGTRWTAESVAEFQRFAERWKLPVGCSFRRQMLFDHLHPNYAGDVGIGINPELAKEVKEADLVLLIGGRFSEMPSSGYTLMDSPYPRQTLVHVHPDSSELGRVYRPELAIAASPRDFVAALEGLAPASEPTWSERTEIMHAAYLKWSTPPETGPGAVQMGPIMNWIEANTPQDTIFTNGAGNYATWVHRFHRFRRYATQAAPASGSMGYGLPAAVAAKQLHPDREVICFAGDGCFLMHGQEFATAVRYRLPIITVVVNNGIYGTIRMHQEREYPGRVSATDLTNPDFAALARAYGGHGETVEKTEEFADAFLRARASGKPSIIEIKLDPEAITPTRTLTDIRNG; this is translated from the coding sequence ATGAAAACTGGAGGCCAGCTCGTCGTCGACGCACTCGTCGCCAATGGCGTAAAACGTATCGCTTGCGTGCCGGGAGAAAGCTACCTGGCGGTGCTCGATGCGCTCTACGACACCGACATCGACGTGGTCGTCTGCCGCCAGGAAGGCGGCGCTGCGATGATGGCGGATGCCTGGGGTCGGCTGACCGGCGAGCCGGGCATCTGCATGGTAACCCGCGGCCCGGGCGCGACCAACGCTTCGGCCGGTCTCCATGTCGCAAGGCAGGACTCGATCCCGATGATCCTCTTCATCGGCCAGGTGCAGAGCGAGGCGCGCGAGCGCGAAGCCTTCCAGGAAATCGAATATCGCCGCGCCTTCACCGAGGTTGCCAAGTGGGTGGGCGAGATCGATGATCCCGCCCGCATTCCGGAATTCGTCACCCGCGCCTTCGCGGTCGCCACCTCCGGCCGCCCCGGCCCGGTGGTCCTGACGCTGCCCGAGGACATGCTGACGCGCAGCGCCGAGGCGCCCGCCGCCAAGGCTTACCAGCCGGTCGAGGGTCATCCGGGTCCGGCGCAGATCAAGCGGCTCGGCGAAATGCTCGGCAACGCCAAGCGGCCGATCGCCATTCTCGGCGGCACCCGCTGGACGGCGGAAAGCGTTGCTGAATTCCAGCGCTTCGCCGAACGCTGGAAGCTGCCGGTCGGCTGCTCCTTCCGCCGCCAGATGCTTTTCGATCACCTGCACCCGAATTACGCCGGCGACGTCGGCATCGGCATCAACCCGGAGCTCGCCAAGGAGGTCAAGGAAGCGGATCTGGTTCTGCTGATCGGCGGCCGCTTCTCGGAAATGCCCTCGTCCGGCTACACGCTGATGGATAGCCCCTACCCGCGCCAGACGCTGGTACATGTGCATCCCGACAGCTCCGAACTCGGCCGCGTCTACCGGCCGGAACTGGCGATCGCCGCAAGCCCGCGCGACTTTGTTGCCGCCCTCGAAGGCCTTGCGCCCGCAAGCGAACCGACCTGGTCGGAGCGCACCGAGATCATGCACGCCGCCTATCTCAAGTGGTCGACCCCGCCGGAAACCGGCCCGGGCGCGGTGCAGATGGGCCCGATCATGAACTGGATCGAGGCGAACACGCCGCAGGATACGATCTTCACCAACGGTGCTGGCAACTATGCCACCTGGGTGCATCGCTTCCACCGCTTCCGCCGTTACGCGACGCAGGCAGCACCTGCCTCCGGCTCTATGGGTTACGGCCTGCCGGCCGCAGTCGCCGCCAAGCAGCTGCATCCGGATCGCGAAGTCATCTGCTTTGCCGGTGACGGCTGCTTCCTGATGCACGGGCAGGAGTTCGCGACTGCAGTGCGTTACCGCCTGCCGATCATCACCGTCGTCGTCAACAATGGCATCTACGGCACGATCCGCATGCACCAGGAGCGTGAGTATCCCGGCCGCGTCAGCGCGACCGACCTCACCAACCCGGATTTTGCAGCACTTGCGCGCGCCTATGGCGGCCATGGCGAGACGGTCGAGAAGACGGAAGAGTTTGCCGACGCGTTTCTGCGCGCCCGCGCCAGCGGCAAGCCGTCGATCATCGAGATCAAGCTCGACCCCGAAGCGATCACGCCGACGCGCACGCTGACGGACATTCGGAACGGCTGA
- a CDS encoding ribonuclease T2, with protein sequence MVSFCKAISGPMAGMLAALALFLAPAAFAAGEEMSDQGAANDAAGRTEYVLAVSWQPGFCETRPQRKECESQTAERFDATNLSLHGLWPLRKSYCGVAAEARAKDRKGSWLELPKLAMADDTAARLLTAMPGVQSGLDRHQWLMSGTCQSGSVDDYFSVQLRMLDELNRSAVGALFRQRIGSELDEATIKQAFDQSFGAGAGDRVRMRCQTVQGRSVITGLTIGLTGDVLKASSLAPLIQAAGPTEFKCAKGIADTAGRS encoded by the coding sequence ATGGTTAGTTTCTGTAAGGCGATATCGGGTCCGATGGCAGGAATGCTGGCGGCGTTGGCGCTGTTCCTGGCACCGGCCGCCTTTGCTGCCGGCGAGGAAATGTCGGATCAAGGAGCCGCCAACGACGCGGCCGGCCGCACGGAGTACGTTCTGGCGGTGAGCTGGCAGCCGGGTTTCTGCGAAACGCGGCCGCAGCGCAAGGAATGCGAGAGCCAGACGGCGGAGCGGTTCGATGCGACCAACCTCTCGCTGCACGGCCTTTGGCCTCTGCGCAAGAGCTATTGCGGGGTAGCGGCCGAGGCGCGCGCGAAGGACCGCAAGGGCAGCTGGCTCGAACTGCCGAAGCTTGCCATGGCCGATGACACGGCAGCGCGACTGCTCACCGCCATGCCGGGGGTTCAATCCGGGCTCGACCGGCACCAGTGGCTGATGAGCGGTACTTGCCAGAGCGGTTCAGTCGACGACTATTTCTCGGTGCAGCTGCGCATGCTGGACGAGCTCAATCGCTCGGCGGTCGGCGCATTGTTTCGCCAGCGCATCGGTTCCGAGCTCGACGAGGCGACGATCAAGCAGGCCTTTGACCAGAGCTTCGGCGCTGGTGCGGGGGATCGGGTGCGCATGCGCTGCCAGACGGTTCAGGGCCGCAGTGTCATCACCGGGCTGACGATCGGGCTGACCGGCGACGTCCTGAAGGCGTCGAGCCTGGCGCCGCTGATCCAGGCGGCGGGGCCGACCGAGTTCAAATGCGCCAAGGGTATTGCCGATACGGCCGGGCGCAGCTGA
- a CDS encoding alpha/beta fold hydrolase, translating into MFGQVKTHQSPTGATLTWRHFPATADARGILLISHGLAEHSGRYARFAEAMAAHGFHVYAHDHRGHGATRAPDAPLGMFSSREGLDKVFADIRAIRAIATGTHPDLPVVLFGHSMGGLIALNAAEADPALYDALAVWNSNFRPGLAGRGGQVILKVEKALKGSDVPSPLLTKLTFGMWGGAIKDRKTDLDWLSRDDAEVAKYAADPLCGFDATVSLWLDLFRLSFGGARPDRLARLRKDLPIHLVGGSADPSTEMGSAVRWLGARMKAAGLSSVTVTVYDGMRHETLNEIGREQATADFAAWCLRAVAGKR; encoded by the coding sequence GTGTTCGGGCAGGTGAAGACACATCAAAGCCCGACCGGAGCCACTTTGACCTGGCGCCATTTCCCTGCGACCGCCGACGCCCGCGGCATCCTCCTCATCAGTCACGGACTTGCCGAACACTCAGGCCGCTACGCCCGCTTTGCCGAAGCCATGGCTGCGCACGGCTTCCATGTCTACGCCCACGACCATCGCGGCCACGGCGCGACGCGCGCGCCGGACGCGCCGCTCGGCATGTTTTCAAGCCGCGAGGGGCTCGACAAGGTCTTCGCCGATATAAGGGCCATTCGTGCAATCGCGACAGGCACCCATCCGGATCTGCCGGTCGTTCTCTTCGGCCATTCCATGGGCGGGCTGATTGCACTCAACGCCGCCGAGGCCGATCCCGCCCTCTATGACGCGCTCGCCGTCTGGAACTCCAATTTCCGTCCCGGTCTTGCCGGCCGCGGCGGCCAGGTCATTCTGAAGGTCGAGAAGGCACTGAAGGGTTCTGACGTGCCGAGCCCGCTCCTGACCAAGCTCACCTTCGGCATGTGGGGCGGCGCGATCAAGGATCGCAAGACCGATCTCGACTGGTTGTCGCGCGACGATGCCGAGGTGGCTAAATACGCCGCCGACCCGCTCTGCGGCTTCGATGCCACCGTCTCGCTCTGGCTCGATCTCTTCCGCCTATCCTTCGGCGGCGCCCGGCCCGACCGGCTGGCGCGGCTTCGGAAAGACCTGCCCATCCACCTCGTCGGCGGCAGCGCCGACCCGTCGACCGAGATGGGCAGTGCCGTTCGCTGGCTCGGCGCCAGGATGAAAGCCGCCGGCCTGAGCAGCGTCACCGTCACCGTCTATGACGGCATGCGCCACGAAACCCTGAATGAAATCGGCCGGGAACAGGCGACGGCAGACTTTGCCGCCTGGTGCCTGCGCGCCGTCGCAGGCAAGCGCTGA